One genomic region from Streptomyces sp. NBC_00457 encodes:
- a CDS encoding nuclear transport factor 2 family protein translates to METSMDYDGYIKTYNQGDDAETAQRYYTEDFALILPFGELRGRDTVIDFLTKNHLGIPEELRPRIVARTEGHILVELDIVLRPERDVPDHFLTPLVSGREVTIRFFASYDLRGDRIAAMRLAWWPVADDQQAPAA, encoded by the coding sequence ATGGAGACCAGCATGGATTACGACGGCTACATCAAGACCTACAACCAGGGCGACGACGCCGAGACCGCCCAGCGCTACTACACCGAGGACTTCGCCCTCATCCTGCCCTTCGGGGAGCTCCGCGGCAGGGACACGGTGATCGACTTCCTGACCAAGAACCACCTCGGCATCCCGGAGGAACTGCGGCCGAGAATCGTCGCGCGAACCGAGGGACACATCCTCGTCGAGCTGGACATCGTGCTGCGGCCCGAGCGGGACGTGCCCGACCACTTCCTCACCCCGCTCGTGTCCGGCCGAGAAGTGACGATCCGGTTCTTCGCCTCCTACGACCTGCGCGGCGACCGCATCGCCGCCATGCGGCTCGCCTGGTGGCCCGTGGCCGACGACCAGCAGGCGCCCGCCGCCTAG
- a CDS encoding MarR family winged helix-turn-helix transcriptional regulator yields the protein MTDKSSDSAESGPYGERLAAASGFTLPDADLELAIASVGMNLMRAARRIERDMESNFARPAGLTFAGFWLMTALKVEGPAAPRRLAELLSVSTASVTSTLHTLERAALIRRNPQLDDRRMLLITLTEQGEAVVGEFMHWWTVNREKHWLETLTRDEELTLARLLAKIAAHEPEPLSEPQRRLIPPS from the coding sequence GTGACGGACAAGTCGAGCGACAGTGCGGAATCCGGGCCGTACGGCGAGCGTCTGGCGGCCGCGTCCGGCTTCACTCTCCCGGACGCCGACCTGGAGCTCGCGATCGCGTCGGTGGGGATGAACCTGATGCGGGCCGCGAGGAGGATCGAGCGCGACATGGAGTCCAACTTCGCCCGGCCCGCCGGGCTGACCTTCGCCGGCTTCTGGCTGATGACCGCGCTCAAAGTGGAAGGCCCGGCCGCTCCGCGGCGACTCGCCGAACTGCTCAGCGTCTCCACGGCGAGCGTCACCTCCACTCTGCACACCCTGGAGCGCGCAGCCCTCATCAGGCGCAACCCCCAGCTCGATGACCGGCGCATGCTTCTGATCACGCTCACGGAGCAGGGTGAAGCGGTCGTAGGCGAGTTCATGCACTGGTGGACCGTCAACCGCGAGAAACACTGGCTCGAGACCCTCACGCGCGACGAGGAGCTCACCCTGGCGCGACTGCTCGCCAAGATCGCCGCACACGAGCCGGAACCGCTCTCCGAGCCTCAGCGCCGCCTGATTCCGCCCAGCTGA
- a CDS encoding aldehyde dehydrogenase family protein, whose translation MTWLNESPWQSRIQLGGWVPGSGGDYPVVEPATGKELARAGQATAADVATAAEGAAEAQRAWAALPYDQRAAVLRRAGDLWNDRAEEIGEWIVREAGSIQAKAALEVHTAAEECYESAALASHPAGELLRSAQPRISLARRVPAGVVGVISPFNFPLILSIRSVAPALALGNAVILKPDPRTAVCGGVILARVFEEAGLPEGVLSVLPGGADVGEALVTDPRVRVISFTGSTRAGRIVGRLAGEHLKRAHLELGGNSALIVTADVDLDKAVSAGAFGSFMHQGQICMTTGRHIVDAAIAADYAAALAEHADRLTVGDPSTGQVALGPVIDAGQRDTIHRLVTESVAAGARLASGGTYDELFYRPTVLTDTPVTAPAFAEEVFGPVAPVVAYENLDQAVALATDSPYGLKLGILTGDGLKAMEWAERLPVGAVHINDQTVSDEAVAPFGGQGASGTGARFGGIQGNLEAFTEVQWVTAQSEIPDYPF comes from the coding sequence ATGACGTGGTTGAACGAGTCCCCTTGGCAGTCCCGGATCCAACTCGGCGGCTGGGTGCCGGGCTCCGGCGGCGACTACCCCGTCGTGGAGCCCGCCACCGGCAAGGAGCTGGCCCGCGCCGGGCAGGCCACCGCGGCCGACGTCGCCACCGCCGCCGAGGGCGCCGCCGAGGCTCAGCGGGCCTGGGCCGCCCTGCCCTACGACCAGCGGGCGGCCGTACTGCGCCGGGCAGGCGACCTCTGGAACGACAGAGCCGAGGAGATCGGCGAGTGGATCGTCCGTGAGGCCGGCTCCATCCAGGCGAAGGCCGCACTGGAAGTCCACACGGCGGCCGAGGAGTGCTACGAATCCGCCGCGCTGGCCTCGCACCCCGCCGGTGAACTGCTGCGCAGCGCCCAGCCGCGGATCAGCCTGGCCCGCCGTGTCCCGGCGGGCGTCGTCGGCGTGATCTCCCCGTTCAACTTCCCGCTGATCCTCTCGATCCGGTCCGTCGCCCCGGCCCTCGCCCTGGGCAACGCCGTCATCCTCAAGCCCGATCCCCGCACGGCCGTCTGCGGCGGCGTCATCCTCGCGCGCGTCTTCGAGGAGGCGGGACTGCCCGAGGGGGTCCTGTCCGTGCTGCCCGGCGGCGCCGACGTCGGAGAGGCACTGGTGACCGACCCACGGGTACGGGTGATCTCCTTCACCGGCTCCACCCGTGCCGGACGCATCGTCGGCCGACTCGCCGGCGAGCATCTCAAGCGCGCCCACCTGGAGCTCGGCGGCAACTCAGCGCTCATCGTGACCGCCGACGTCGACCTGGACAAGGCCGTATCGGCGGGCGCATTCGGCTCCTTCATGCACCAGGGACAGATCTGCATGACGACGGGACGCCACATCGTCGACGCGGCGATCGCCGCCGACTACGCAGCGGCTCTGGCCGAGCACGCCGACCGGCTCACCGTCGGCGACCCGTCCACCGGGCAGGTCGCGCTCGGCCCGGTGATCGACGCCGGACAACGCGACACGATCCACCGGCTGGTGACGGAGTCGGTCGCCGCGGGCGCCCGGCTCGCCTCCGGCGGCACCTACGACGAGCTGTTCTACCGTCCCACCGTCCTCACCGACACGCCCGTGACGGCGCCCGCCTTCGCGGAGGAGGTCTTCGGCCCCGTCGCGCCCGTCGTCGCCTACGAGAATCTCGACCAGGCCGTCGCGCTCGCCACCGACAGCCCGTACGGTCTCAAGCTCGGCATCCTTACCGGCGACGGGCTGAAGGCCATGGAATGGGCCGAGCGCCTCCCGGTCGGCGCCGTCCACATCAACGACCAGACCGTCTCCGACGAGGCCGTCGCACCCTTCGGCGGCCAGGGCGCCTCCGGCACCGGGGCCCGCTTCGGCGGCATACAGGGCAACCTGGAGGCCTTCACCGAGGTCCAGTGGGTCACCGCCCAGAGTGAGATCCCCGACTATCCCTTCTGA
- a CDS encoding transposase family protein, which yields MPVRCLGGLLQALAGVPDPRDPRGVRYRLPTFLAIEVCAMTAAGHNSLSR from the coding sequence GTGCCGGTCCGCTGCCTGGGCGGACTGCTGCAGGCGCTGGCCGGAGTGCCTGATCCCCGGGATCCACGCGGAGTGCGCTACCGGCTGCCGACGTTCCTGGCGATCGAGGTGTGCGCGATGACGGCGGCCGGTCACAACTCCCTGTCGCGATAG
- a CDS encoding transposase — MNDAVVTVDALHAQKNHARYLVEDRKAHYLLSVKSNQPALARQLKKPALGAGTGPEPLPCSRTRPRGGPGGEGGAVDGLLFPHARQVVRIHRKRRRIGAEKWTTETVCAVTDLLAHHASAAEIAAWARGHWIIENTVHWTKDVTFAEDASQVRRHHTPAVMSALRDLARATLHRSGWTNTADGRRAHTHPETARTLHGIP, encoded by the coding sequence CTGAACGATGCCGTGGTCACGGTCGACGCCCTGCACGCCCAGAAGAACCATGCCCGCTACCTCGTCGAGGACCGAAAGGCGCACTACCTGCTGTCCGTGAAGAGCAACCAGCCCGCCCTGGCACGGCAGTTGAAGAAGCCTGCCCTGGGCGCAGGCACCGGTCCTGAGCCACTCCCGTGCTCGCGGACACGGCCGCGAGGAGGTCCGGGCGGTGAAGGCGGTGCCGTGGACGGACTGCTCTTCCCGCACGCCCGCCAGGTCGTGCGCATCCACCGCAAACGCCGCCGCATCGGCGCGGAGAAATGGACCACTGAGACGGTCTGTGCCGTCACCGACCTGCTCGCCCACCACGCGTCCGCCGCCGAGATCGCTGCCTGGGCGCGGGGCCACTGGATCATCGAGAACACCGTCCACTGGACCAAGGACGTCACCTTCGCCGAGGACGCCAGCCAGGTCCGCCGCCACCACACCCCGGCCGTCATGAGCGCCCTGCGCGACCTGGCCCGCGCCACCCTCCATCGCAGCGGATGGACCAACACCGCCGACGGCCGACGCGCCCACACCCACCCCGAAACCGCCCGCACACTCCACGGAATCCCGTGA
- a CDS encoding YciI family protein, with protein MALYLLSVGYIQPMEEVSKHFEGHVSWLQAKYASGVLLGYAKKVPLTGGIIFATASSREELDAVIAGDPFVKAEVAAYDVTELDPTRLSPALLEFAEEKS; from the coding sequence ATGGCCCTTTACCTGCTGTCCGTCGGCTACATCCAGCCCATGGAAGAAGTCAGCAAGCACTTCGAAGGACACGTCTCCTGGCTCCAGGCCAAGTACGCCTCCGGCGTGCTCCTCGGCTACGCCAAGAAGGTCCCGCTGACCGGAGGCATCATCTTCGCCACCGCGTCCAGCCGCGAGGAACTGGACGCCGTCATCGCAGGCGACCCCTTCGTCAAGGCGGAGGTCGCGGCCTACGACGTCACCGAACTCGACCCCACCCGGCTCAGCCCGGCACTCCTGGAGTTCGCCGAGGAGAAGAGCTGA